The Trypanosoma brucei gambiense DAL972 chromosome 10, complete sequence genome has a segment encoding these proteins:
- a CDS encoding DNA polymerase eta, putative has protein sequence MRCIVHIDMDCFYAQVEAVRLGVDCRTEPYVLSQWGNLIAVNYPARKFGIGRFDTVTDALEKCPHVKISHVATYAAGEVEYRYHENPSKQTHKVALEPYREASRKIFRILDSFDGVEVEKGSVDEAFLDVTKAAHMKQGEMGLLSSQGELRLEDVADPTTIVIPSRQAEIAAWLKEHGREFSDVFDVTLHPQPTAENMSLLAAASRVVWTIRQKIYDELRYDCSAGIAHNKLLAKSISARHKPNQQTLLFPDCVASVMWDLPFKSIRGFGGKFGEVVRLACGGKETCREAWLHSLCAMSKFFESVGDAEYAYRRLRGYDEGKIRERSISKSLMASKAFSPPSSTANGVQKWVTVLSGELSARYEDFCNTYGVKGHSFNVKLGNRGLDQPSSVANKTFPLPELVTPQTLVSAAMQCVTAIMANRPGVVVNAVMLTIGSFKKQESDESGVRSQQTTLRDFFKLKNPGKRERNHTDEAMVITLSSCPSSPVSRESLKSTPGTRVVFDVEDDGDDEERESGEKDVHIID, from the coding sequence ATGCGCTGCATCGTCCACATCGATATGGATTGCTTTTATGCTCAGGTGGAAGCTGTGCGGCTCGGCGTCGACTGCCGAACGGAACCTTATGTTCTTTCTCAGTGGGGCAACCTTATAGCAGTAAATTATCCTGCACGCAAGTTTGGAATTGGTCGGTTTGACACTGTGACTGATGCACTGGAGAAGTGCCCTCACGTAAAAATTTCACACGTCGCCACGTATGCCGCTGGAGAGGTGGAGTATCGCTACCACGAAAATCCCAGTAAGCAAACGCACAAGGTAGCCCTAGAGCCTTACAGAGAAGCTAGTCGGAAAATATTCCGCATTTTAGATAGTTTTGATGGAGTGGAAGTTGAAAAGGGTAGCGTGGACGAGGCATTCCTCGACGTAACGAAAGCTGCTCATATGAAGCAAGGTGAGATGGGATTGCTCTCATCGCAGGGTGAGCTCCGCCTGGAGGACGTTGCAGATCCAACTACAATTGTGATTCCAAGCCGTCAGGCCGAAATCGCTGCGTGGCTCAAAGAACACGGAAGGGAGTTTAGTGATGTGTTTGACGTAACGCTACATCCCCAACCAACGGCGGAGAACATGTCACTTCTCGCTGCAGCCTCTCGTGTTGTGTGGACCATACGGCAGAAAATCTATGATGAGCTTCGTTATGATTGCTCCGCAGGTATTGCACACAACAAACTTCTTGCTAAGAGCATCTCAGCGCGCCATAAACCGAACCAGCAGACGCTCTTGTTTCCTGATTGTGTTGCCTCTGTTATGTGGGATTTACCCTTCAAGAGCATTCGTGGATTTGGTGGGAAATTCGGCGAGGTTGTTCGACTTGCATGTGGTGGGAAGGAAACGTGTCGTGAGGCTTGGCTACATTCCCTATGCGCGATGAGCAAGTTTTTTGAAAGTGTAGGAGATGCAGAATATGCATACCGTCGCTTACGTGGCTATgatgaggggaaaataagagagcgaTCTATTTCAAAGAGTTTGATGGCATCAAAGGCGTTTAGCCCACCGTCGTCCACTGCAAACGGTGTGCAAAAGTGGGTCACGGTTCTGAGCGGCGAACTTTCCGCCCGCTACGAGGATTTCTGCAATACATACGGAGTAAAGGGACACTCATTCAATGTGAAGCTAGGCAACCGCGGCCTTGACCAGCCGAGCAGTGTTGCAAACAAAACCTTCCCGCTGCCGGAACTTGTGACGCCGCAAACACTCGTGTCCGCTGCAATGCAGTGCGTCACGGCAATTATGGCCAATCGACCGGGTGTAGTGGTAAATGCGGTAATGCTCACCATTGGATCATTTAAGAAGCAGGAAAGCGACGAAAGCGGGGTCCGAAGCCAGCAAACGACCCTTagggatttttttaaattgaaGAACCCCGGGAAACGTGAGCGAAATCATACTGATGAGGCCATGGTAATTACCCTATCGTCCTGCCCCTCCTCCCCCGTATCACGTGAATCATTGAAGAGCACCCCAGGAACAAGGGTGGTGTTTGATGTGGAGGACGATGGGGACGatgaggagagggaaagcgGAGAGAAGGATGTACACATCATTGACTGA